The Methanomassiliicoccales archaeon region TACCGCATGCGCTTCGACTTTGGTCCCAAAGTATCAAAAACAGGACATCTAGTGAGATAAGGCAATTAAGAGGCAGTCTTCTCAATAAAAATCTTATATAGATTTTGATCATACGCAACCGCTTCAGAGTCACATGGTAGAAGGTTGCGACTTTGATCGAATTCATCCTACTGCAATTGTTCGTACTCGTACTAATGGCGAGGGTTTTCGCCCAAATTTTCGAAGCGGTGAAAATACCACCGCTAGTAGGTGAAATTCTAGCTGGAATTGTCATTGGAAATACCTTCCTCTATGATTCTTTGCATTTAGAGACAGATATCGAAGTCTTTCGTGTGCTTTCTGAACTCGGTGTAATCTTTTTGCTTTTCACGATCGGTCTTGAGACGCCTTTTTCTGAGCTGAAAAAGGTTGGGCGCACCTCAACCCTTGTCGCATTATTCGGTGTCTTAGTTCCGTTCGCTGCTGGTTATTCTGTTATCATGCTTCTTGGTCATCCTGATGTTGAGGCACTTTTCATCGGAGCGGCAATGGTGGCTACGAGCGTAGGAATCACCGCCCGGGTTATCAGAGATATGGGGTTGACCCAAACCACCGAGTCTAGAGTGATCATAGGCGCAGCGGTCATAGATGATATTCTTGGTATGATTGTCCTTGCAATAGTCAGCGGAATTGCTGTTGGTGGCACACTCAATATTATTGATACAATAATTGTTGCGGCCCTTGCCGTCTTTTTCGTTCTTGCTGTAATTTTCATAGGAACCGGGGTTATTCCCAAGGCCAGTAGAAAGGTAAAACTTCAAACAAAGAAAAAGCAAAGAAGACTGCTGCGAGTGGGATCAAGTCCACTTGCCCTTGCGATCATCATATGCT contains the following coding sequences:
- a CDS encoding cation:proton antiporter, with amino-acid sequence MIEFILLQLFVLVLMARVFAQIFEAVKIPPLVGEILAGIVIGNTFLYDSLHLETDIEVFRVLSELGVIFLLFTIGLETPFSELKKVGRTSTLVALFGVLVPFAAGYSVIMLLGHPDVEALFIGAAMVATSVGITARVIRDMGLTQTTESRVIIGAAVIDDILGMIVLAIVSGIAVGGTLNIIDTIIVAALAVFFVLAVIFIGTGVIPKASRKVKLQTKKKQRRLLRVGSSPLALAIIICFGLSALASYVGLAAIIGAFLAGMVFAEFRDSMPVAEKFEPINEFLVPFFFLYIGISVDIGAFGQVAILSLIITLLAIVTKFIGCGLGAYKLGMKSATVIGVGMSPRGEVGLIVASVGLGIGSISSGMFSVVVAMSLLTTLIAPFLLTYTFRRMHLNGKRDIK